A window of Desulfobulbus oralis genomic DNA:
GCCGTCTTTTTCTGAAGCGTTTCCGCTGCTTTTCAGGGTTAGCAGGGTCCGCCTTCGCCTCTCTGGCCCGGGCCCGGGCCGCACGGCGCTCTCCCAGTTCATGCTGAAAGGGCACTGGAACCCGCAGCACACGCTCGGCCCCAAAGGCCCCCTCTCGCCCCGCACCGGCATCCCTGAAATCCGCCAGCAAAGGCTCTCCCTTTTGCACCGACTTCCGGATCCGCACCGGCCCCGCCCACAGAATGTACTGCTCGTTGTACTCAGCATCCGCAACAGCCTGCTGCGGCGACATCAGCAACGCCCCGCTCTCCGTCTCCACCGCAAAGACCTCCAGCCCCGTCCTGGCCCTGAGAATCTCGTTGTTCGCCACAAACCAGTCCACACGCGTATACACCGTGCCAAACACATCCACCGTGATGTACACATCCACCTCGGCCTCAGACGGCGCCACCACCTGCACCCCCTCCAGGAACAGATAGGTCTGCACAATCGCCGTCAGAAACTGCAGATCCTCCGTGTTGAACTCCTCCGAGTTGTGATACGCTCCCAGTCCCTCGTACTGCAGCCCCAACTGCGCCTGCGCCGCACCGCCCCGCGTGACCGCGCGCTTCTCGCTGGGCGACGCCAGCAGACTCGAGCTCGTCGTGGTCTGGGTGCCATGCGTCCGGGTGCTGCTGCCGGAAGACAGGCCCCCGCTGTTCTCCGTAGTCGAACTGCTGCTCGATGTCGTGGTCGAACTGCTCTCGTAGCGCGGGTAAATATACGTTTCCTTCACCTGCGGCTGCTGCTGGTAATACCCGTGCAACTGCGAGACAATGGAAAAGCGCCCCCCAGTCAGGTTCCCGGCCCCGGTGTCGCCCATGGCGTTCACATAGATGTTCACCTTCCGCCCCCGGATCGCCCCAAGATCGATCTGCCTGATCGCCGTCCGCGTGGCCGCCGCAACCAGCTCCTGCTCGA
This region includes:
- a CDS encoding adhesin, which gives rise to MKKSVFPGRRGLPWCFGLLSVLFCVLQLSGCAALTGIPGHGGGKRFAIEQELVAAATRTAIRQIDLGAIRGRKVNIYVNAMGDTGAGNLTGGRFSIVSQLHGYYQQQPQVKETYIYPRYESSSTTTSSSSSTTENSGGLSSGSSTRTHGTQTTTSSSLLASPSEKRAVTRGGAAQAQLGLQYEGLGAYHNSEEFNTEDLQFLTAIVQTYLFLEGVQVVAPSEAEVDVYITVDVFGTVYTRVDWFVANNEILRARTGLEVFAVETESGALLMSPQQAVADAEYNEQYILWAGPVRIRKSVQKGEPLLADFRDAGAGREGAFGAERVLRVPVPFQHELGERRAARARAREAKADPANPEKQRKRFRKRRPAAPGE